The Gammaproteobacteria bacterium DNA window CTGGAAAATGTTTGCCTACCTGTCCAGAGAATGTAATACGGAGATAAACATCGTCTTTTTCGGGATGTTTCCAACGATAAATACCCGTCAGCGACTCTGGAATAAACTCCCAGGCAGTCTCTTCTAGAGTTTCTCGAATAGCGGCATCTTCTAAAGTTTCGTCTACTTCCCAATGTCCGGCGGGTTGGTTGTACACTTCAAGGCCATTGGCTAGTTCTCTTACCATTAAGTATTTGCCATCTCGCTCAATGATGGAGGCAACTGTGATATGTGGATTTGATGGCATATCTATAATATTCAGTTAGTTATAGTTATAATTTAAAGTTAAATTGCAAGTAAAATTTGGCATAAAACTTGATACTAAAAGACTATTTAAAGATTATTTTTGTACTACTTTTTGAGAGAACACTGGTCTTATGGAGTATTCGATTCTTGATAGTAAGAATCCTATAATATGATTTACTTAAAGTAACAATGTGCTATTTGTATGTCGAGTGACAATCAATATCAAAATGATGATGGATTAGCGGTCGAAGAAGATCGTCCTAAGGTCAA harbors:
- a CDS encoding NUDIX hydrolase; this translates as MPSNPHITVASIIERDGKYLMVRELANGLEVYNQPAGHWEVDETLEDAAIRETLEETAWEFIPESLTGIYRWKHPEKDDVYLRITFSGQVGKHFPEQPLDNGILEALWMTREEIARLPEIKRRSAMVLQSIDDYESGRRCDLSMLSDIIETW